From the genome of Nicotiana sylvestris chromosome 1, ASM39365v2, whole genome shotgun sequence:
CAGAGAACCTCAACCTTCTACAAGTTCATTTTAACAAACAATTGACAGATCTAAGAGCCTGAATCTTGTTGAGAAAACACCGCAAACAGAAGAATGACTTCCGAGAAAATACTAGTGATTTTATCCACACTAATTAGTAGGTATGCCATATTCCCACTGGGAAAAAAGATTTTGCAGGTCACTGATGAAACTACTTCACGACAGcatattaataaaagaaaaacagtTCATGAAACCTTGTTTAGCATCGGGTAACCGTCCTTCCTTTGGAGAAACACTGGAATCCTATGGAAAATAGAGAGGTACAAAAACGTTAGCATTTCATGAATATCATTATTAAGTGGTTATGAATCAACAAAGGATAAAAAAATTGCTACCTTCCTACCAGGGACAAAATCAATGGTCGGACCACCAGTGACCTCAACTGCAACAACTCCTGCAAGCTAAACATGGAATGGATTTTGATAAGAGTTCAGCTCCCCTCAACTAATGTGTGCATTAACAGATCTTAATAAAAAACATAACTACCAACAGCTGAAGTGCAACATAACATGAGAACTCTCAGTTATTCATGAAAAGATCTAGGATCCCGTTTCTGTATAATATCATCGCTACAACGTGTCTAACCCAAAAAAGAAAAACACCCAGCTTGCACAAATTTAAGGTGCATTTTCATCATTACATATGAATTTGACTTTCATGTGCCATGTCAGCAAGACATCACCTGTTGTGTCAGTTATATGTTATAACCACTCAGTAAATTGTCATGCCAGCAGCATGGGAAGTAACACAGTTAAAGTGACTATTTCGTATTTACATTATTCACTCTTTCTCCACATATTGGTGTGTATAGGTCAAAGGGTATGTCCTAACTAAGCGAGGATTTCCTTTAATCTAAAAAGTAACTTCTGTAAAACGAAGAGAATTATCAAGAAACAAACATTTCCAGAAAATCTCATTTGAAATCTAAAGCTTACAAGGAAGAAGTACATTTTCCTCTCTATATACTGATCTACAATATAAACTATTGGAGAATCGCCTCACTCTTCATTAGCCACTCATTCACGTAAAGAGATAATCAAGTTGATGATCATCCTTTCTAAACCATATGAATACCACGAAAAGCATTTCTAGAAAAAGAATAGCGGAGCCACCTGGTATAGATCTGCATACGTAATCTTTGGATGTTTAGACTTCACTGCTTCTGTAACGAGAAACACAACATGTTAAAAAAGGAAATAATAATGTCATTTACAATTTTAAGAGAAACCTACATCAAATAGCGGTTTCTGGTGGACACTCACACAATTTTACATTCAAGTTTGAGacattaaaaaaaatcatttaagGAAGCTAATGGGATCATTTTTCATCTTTTAGAGTTAAATTCAAAGAATTGACTGCTTTTCACTAGGGTCATTACAAGCCCATCAGTGCTTGTAGTGCCAACTCTCGTCCCCTTCATCCTTTGAGTTAGctaattacaacaacaacaaacccagtagtTTCCCTTTCATCCTTTGAGTTAGCTAATTGAGTGAAATAATTATACCTATTCAAAGTCACTCCCCTAATCCCCTTGTCGCTCGACCTAATAACATAGTCTAATAGGTTCAATTTTATAGGCATAATCGAAAGTAAACATCAGTTGTTCTATTTGCAACACTCATTTCTGAATTCTATTGGCAACTTCTCCCCGCGCTAAACCTTTTCGAATTTAGCTATTTAAAAATAACCTACTCTAAGAGTAAAATTCCAGAAATCAATAAGTAAATACTAGTACAAGCTATTCCAAAACGATTTCAAAACGCCAGGTAGATGAAATTGCAAAAATATACCGATACATTAGTCAAACCAATAAGCTTAATTAACAGCACAACGAATGAAGCTGAACAATCAAAATTCAGTGGTTTCGAAGAAGAAAATATTACCGCAAAAGTCAAGAGCGATTTTCAATCCATTATTAGCACCGTGACTGAACTCTTCCTCATTTCTGATGGAACCATTCGGTCCACCAGTCTTCGACTTAGCATCGTATGTTCCTGCATCGTGCCATCTGCGCAGAAACATAATTGAATAAACCTAAATATAATATACACATTTTAGACATATATTATATgtgtagagagagaaagagaaattaCGCTAAGCGAAGCATAATAGGAGCACAGTTTTTGCTGGAGATGAGAGCGCGGAGGTCGCGACGagctttctcaatttctttgagGTACTCCGTGTCGACGATTGGCTTCGCCATTGATGGAGGAAAGGTGAATGAGGATAAGATTTTTAGGAAAACGAGAAATGGAGGCACAGACTTTGCTGTTTGTATTTGAGGCTTCAATTGGTTGTTGGAACTTGGAGCTAAAAGAGGCGGGTCAAACTAGTTTAGCCCATTTGGCATTTGGAAAattatccttttttttctttttctttttcttttttttccttttatatgGACACTTATAGGCATAATATAAGGAAAGAGACTACAAAAATTAGTCTTCATTAAATTTAGTCTTCaaattttttaaataattctAAATTTCTGACCAGACTGATATAATTTCGTGGAATGATACTCGTTAGGGCATCTCCAAGGCTAGCGCCATTTTTTGCACTAAATTTCACACTAAAATGGTGTAACATCAAATTTACTCCAACCATTACACCATTTTTTACACCAAATCTTCTCACTcgtctatattatattattatcttctatttacttttcattttttatttccttcaaactaatactatcttttttcttttttccatattcattatatataattcacattcaccacttatataatcatttattacaaaattattttaaaggataaattaactaaaagtgaaatcattgataaaagataattaaataaatattacatCATAGTCAAATTTAATTTAAGTACCACATAAATATTTAACTTTCGCCTCTATTCTCCCATAAATGCTCGATTAATGCATTACGAAGTGCGAAATGCGCATCTTTATCCTTAATTTTTTTGTGTCGAACTAAAAATTGGTCAAATCGGTGATCTTCATCTACTACCATTTCTACCGTAGTAGCTGGACATTCACGTGCATCTTCAATTGGTGCATCAAGATCACGCTCGTCCTCAATTATCATGTTGTGCAGTATAATATATGTGGTCATTATATCATGTAGGACCTCTTTTCTCCAAAAACGTGACGGACCTGCAACAATTGCAAAACGCGATTACAAAACTCCGAATGCACGTTCAACATCATTTCGAAGATTACATGAAAATGATGCAATCGGAAAATAGTTGGCTTGTTGAGGCGATGGAAAAGTCAAGTAACTCAAGAAATGAAGCTTCGAGACAAAAAGAAtacaaagaagaaaataaaaatttattgaCGATCCAAATCTTCGTGAATTTTTGCgacaagaacaaaaataaataatcGATAAAAGAAGTCAATAATTTCAACAACCACAACCACAACAATCTTCTACCCCGTTCTCTCagtattttggtaattttggtacACCTGGAAATGACATATGGGATTACTAAACttatgttttatgtttttaaTGTAATTTCAATTTTAATGTATCCTCCTTTTAGGTatcttacatttgcattttttatttttaaataatggttatatttctttttatacaattataataataataaaattaacttataattttatataaatataatatatacaaaaattaatatatcaaaaatatgatataaaattaaaattataaagatcttaatataaaaattaattatatacacaatatatgataaattaaaagttcacaaaataaaagaattgaataaaataatattaaaccaAATTTAGAGTGATGAATAGTGTTGCACCAAATTTGGTGCAACACTAATTCATACTCTATAATAGTGCAAGAATTAGTGTTGCATTGGAGCAAAAAACCATTATTTTTTGCACTAAATTTGAATTTGGTGCAAGAAATAGAGTACCCTTGGAGATGGTCTTAGTAACATCACTCATGTGGGATGTCTTTTACTTaataaatttatttatttctctACTCGAAAAGTTGTTTGAGAAACTATTACATTCATAATTTGTTCGAGACATGTATGATGTACCACCTTCATTACTAGATAAAAGCCCATTAATTTAATAGTACTCCATTACCTTCTAACTTCTATTTCAATTTTAAATTCTTAGAAAAGGACAATTTCTATCACTTCAATCTTATGGACTTGCTAGTTGCTACCAGTGTTTTAAAAGGTGTTTTTGGGGCGAGCCCCAGGGAAGGCGTACCAAAAATGCCGTGGACGATGGTGGGGACGAAAGTCCCAAAAAGGCATACGCTCGGGCGGTTTTTTGGTTGAGGCGTTAGCCCAACAGACATCTTTTTAAAAAggaattaaaaatattaaatttaaaagtaaaCTTTTTAATATTGCTAAAAACTCTAAATTAGAAGTCTTTCCCAATTCTTTCCGCTAGTCTGCCTCTACCAAGAGCAATGATTTATCACTTTTTTTGCAACAGAAAACTTGCATTCTTCTCCGTACATCAAATTCAACATGTTTTTTTCTTCCTCCATATAAAAACATTATTATTTTGAACTCATTGCTTTCATCTCTTTTTATACATATTTCATTGCTAGTTTGTAAATatgtatataattaattttttaagTTCAGTGCTTCTCTTGCtctctttcaaaatataatatggaattatatatatatgtgcttctatatgtattgattatatttatatataattttacttatttatttGGGATTTATAATTTCATTAGATAATACGGGATTTCACTTATATATAATTATTTGGGATTTATATATAATTTCACTTTATTTGGGACTTATATGTAATTTCATTAGATAATATGGGATTTATATATATTTACTAGTctagggtacgcgctttgcgcgtgtacctatatcagaaaatatttaatttttaaaaattacgtAAATATTGTGTTTGACATATTgaataaatattaaaaattaccTGAAAATAAGGAATGTTAATCTCACTAAGCTAGCTCTATTAATAATTTTACTGAGCTAGCTAAGTGAGATTAATATTCATTATTTTTAggaatttatattttttaaatattttttcaataaCTCAActatattatttaataatatttacatatttattaaaaattatatatttattgatatagGTACACGTGCAAATAATAgaagatataaattatttttgaacttttttcCTATTCGAACAACAtattattttctttatcaaatttgTGTTATAATTAAAAActatattaataattaaaatatataattaattaGGTACCAAATCTCTTACTTTTAGTAGTATGAGgatgtttggctaagcttataaactggtcaaactggcttataagcactttttggcttaCTACGTGTTtgttaaaattaaaagtgcttataagttaagtgcttataagccaaaaataaaccaaaagctataagttggtctcccccaacttatcaaattctagcttataagcactttaagtttgaccaaaatatttattaTTCTATCCCTacaatacttctttttaaaacaaaactcttcgtatacccagTTCTTTAGCTgcatattattaatttcagcacttttatccaaacacataactgcttattttttaaatctgtttcagcacttaaaagtatttttcagcacctaatgcttatcagctgCTCTAAATCAGTTAAGTCAAACGTATCATTAAGTAGATACGTTTCTTGCCTCTTATTTAAAGCCCCCTGCTCTGCATGTTTTTCCTTCAAATTAAACACACAACCCTCTACACTTATTTCAGTCTTTTCCTCTGTTACATATCTATTTATCAAAGTAATTTTATTGGGGAACTTCTTATAAGTTCCCCAATATAAGAAGAATGAATGTGAAACgtatttttgttgaaatttatCGTTGGATACACCAGGAAAAGAAACGTTATATTAATACCTACCTTAGAGTCCTTAATATTAGAACTTCTTAagtaattcaaataaggaaatatttaataataaaaaaacaaattaattttaaagtcctATATATTAGGATAATAACCAAATTACAATTTTGTCTAATGTAAagtttatttttaaagggtaaaaaaggcgaacgacatttcgctaaggaccTTCGTGTTTTCaatgtagtatatatatatagtttttttcaaaatttaatgcAATTTTAtctatttaataatatttttataattatattattatataaaatattaaaaattaaatacccatGGGGCTTACGCCCCACTGAGGCATATGCAAAACGCCTCGCCTTAGGCCCGCGCCTTTTAAAACACTAGTTGCTACTAGGAAACTTTCCCTCAAATTCTGTCCTTTTCAATTCTTGATATGTTGCTCTTGAATTGCCTTTGCGACCAATCTTCAATTATGTCACTACTATTGTTGGCTGCCATAGGTTGGGTGGGAAAATCGATTAGCCAATGCCTAGGATATTAAGCATTACCATAAATCTAACAAGCTATAGCGTGCGGAGCGGCCCTCGATTTAACATGCGCCAAGAGGGGGAATAGATTCTATGCCTAAAGCCTCTTCAAGCTGTTAAAATAATACTCTACAAGACAAGAGAAAAAGGCAAACTAAACAAACAATTTTGTTACGTAGTAATGTACAAAACAATTGCAAAGATTTTTCCAACGTGAGAActgaaaaaggaaatatttttgttttCACTCCCCAAACATCCATCGGACAATCGAAAAacagaataaaaggaaaatgaacagGTTTTCAGGCATGGAACTTGCGATTAGATCATGATGCAGTTCTCCATTGCAGCTCAACTTGAAGGCGACCGTTCTTTGAATCAATGAGGTGGTACTTCTCGTTGATCCTTTTGTTGTTAACAACATCGGAAAGGCTTATATCAATATAACCCAATACCTCCTGAGTTAAGAAGAAAATTACACCAGTATAAGTTAGCTTCAGTGATATAAACAATTAAGTGAGCTTCATTTTTTTATAGATCGAGTAAAGTGAGAGCTTCAACAAAACAATGTCAAACACAAAACCAAGATTGCAGGAAGAAACACCATTTTATTCCATCGCCCTTCTGGGATGACACGAGAGTTAACAATGTGAAAATTAGCATTTCATATTACCTTGAAAGGTGATTAACTAAAATAGGATGCATACCATTTTATCCTAACGGAGTATTACTGCAGTGTAAAACAGTAAATAACAGATGTGAGTTTCACCTTTTGAAACGGAAGCTATATAAGATGCACCATTCCAATTACTAATATCTGTTGTTACTATTGTATGGTGACACTTCAACTGTTCAACATCATATTCTAAAAGGTCATCTCAAGTTTCCAGAGAAATACTACTTGCAACAGTCCGTTGTTCCTCCCTTAAGGCATAATAAATATTAGAAAAAGCAATTTCTGTACCTTAGGATGTAATAGGCCAATCCTTGTTGAGGTGCTGACAACTTCCAAATGCAGCCTATCATTCACAGGAGGCTCCTCCAACACAAAGGTAAAATCCTCTCCCCATCTTGGATCTCTGTTCTTCTTGACTTGCTGCAATCAAGGTGGATAAATCAAGTAAATGAATGTGAGCAAAATTAGACATAGTGCAGGAAATTTCTTGCATTTAAGTCAAAGTCAGACTAAATACATACTGCAGATCCAGAAAAGCTAAATAAACAAAATTATAAGTAAATGAACCTCCAGCAGCTCATGGATTTACTATGAGGGCAAGAATGCAAATCAAATTTGCACACAACCTTATTATGGGGAGATTTATAGTAACAGCAGAATGAAGATATACTACATTTATATTAGCCAAAAAGGCTGAGAACGGTATACAGCAGAATAAAAGATATGCAGCTTTTTAATTCAAGAAACAAAAGAATAGAAAACGAATTTGTAGTCTCATTGGAAACACAAACAGCATAGTTGCTGAAATTATAGGAATCCATCATGCACTCATAAGGATTTTGAAGACAGAATGGAAGAAATTCATCCAGGGAGTGGACAGAATGGAAGAAATTCATCCAGGGAGTGGACCCCTAGAAGCAACCTTTGATACTGCAATTTTTCTCGGAAGAACTTAAGTTTCCATAAGACATTCCCTAAGAAAAGGACGTTTTTGTGCAAAATCTATAAAAAATTTGGAGCTCCCTtacaagagaagatgaagattCCTGCACAGCCACATTAACTCAAGCAACTACTTAGTCTGACCTAGCAAGAATCTCTTATCCTAACTAGCAATGCTTTATTTTCATATAAcccaaaaatgaaaaaagaaagaacgaAAAAAAGAAGTTACCGCGAGCTTTTCATGCTTCAAAAAGTCGAAAAATGTTCTATACAACTTAGTAAAGTAAAAGGTCCCAGGAAACTAACATGCTTGATGGAATGGTAATTGAACTATACGTTATATCTGTGAGGCCAAGGAAGGAGATCTTGGGAAAGATGAAGTAATAATATCCACACCCAAATCTGATTTTGTCTTTTGATCTATATAATAATCTCATGATATAGGATATCACTTCTTCATGGTGACTTTTTCCTCGGCTGCTTAGCCCCTCCGTCTAACCTCTGTGATTGATGTCTCCATCTCTCTAGCTTTCTTGATACACGAGTCTCAAATTTGAGCATTTGGTAAACTTAGATAGTTTGGAAAAGCTTATAAGCTGATGAAACTAACTTATAAACACTTTTTGGCTTATATATGCGCTAGGTAAACATCAAAAGTATTTATAAGCCAAAATCAACAAAATATCATAAATTGATCACCCCAGCTTATGCTTTTTAAGCACTTTCGACTTGAAAGAGCGCTTCACTACTTTATCCCTAATATTATTTGTAATCCTCGAAATAACCTTCACAAAACAGAACCTCCAACTCCCTCTCCGTTCTATTTTCAATGTCCATCCTTCTCCATGTTATTTTAAACCAAACACATCAACTGTTTATTGTCATATCAACACTTCTGTCCAAACACATAGTGACTTATTTGTAAAATCAGTTTAAGCATTTAAATGTGCTGttaccacttgatgattatcagcTACTTTAAATCAACAAAGTCAAACGGGCTCTTAGAAACTAAGCCAATGCAAGTTTATGATGAAGTACAAATGCCACCACTGTCCTGGTTTAGGTGGCATAACCTGACAAGCATAAAGGTTTAGAATTATTGTATCAATAGGTTATCACATCAAAATTATCAATTTTTGTTCTTCAGAATGTGGTCAAGTTAGCAAGTAATATCGAAAGGAGGGAGTGCATTCTAGAGAACTTGGATACCCAGGCTAGCGTAAAGCCTAAACACTTGTGAGGTAGAGGTATTGAGGTTGAAAGGTTGAAGATGAGTGGGGAAAGAGTTCTATAATGTCCTACCCATTTCTATCATTGTCTGTCAAGGAGAGAACAATGAAGGactagaaacaacaacaacaacaacaacaacaacccagtataatcccactagtgggatcTGGAgaagatagtgtgtacgcagaccttacccctaccctagggtagagaggttatttccaaatagaccctcggcatccttccctccaagaactccccaccttgctcttgggggtGACTCGAAcacacaacctcttggttggaagtggaggttgcttaccatcaaagTAACCCCTCTTGTCAATGAAGGACTAGAAAGAAGAGGCAATTTTGTACCTTAGTTTTTTTCTCCTCCCCTTTGAAAATAATCCTGACATATGGATTAGTATGGTGCTTTCCTTCAACATCTTGAGCTTCGTGGACCGTAATCATAAGGACGCCTCCCCCTGGTGGCGTTCCTTCTGGAACTTTTTGTACTGCATCTGACTCTTCAAATTCTTTCGGTATCTGGTCCTCCTTAAATGGTTTGTAGGTTAATTCCACCATGATCTGACCGCGGTCCTTGTCATTCTGAGTATCATTAGAATCCATGTTCTTTAGGAGATCCAGTGTCATAGTTTTCGATTCATCAGGGGTCAAATCTTTCAGAGGAATAACGTTCATACCCATCTTATCATGTTTGCCAATCTGAATAAAGAAGGGACTGAAGCTTGAGATAGCACAAAGAAGGAAAACAATAATGAATGTGTATCAAGAAACTAGAAAAGTTACCTGCTCCCAATCATAAACAGAGAGCTCCAATGCTTGTGTTTCTGGATCTTTAACGACCATATTAAATTCCTCATCCCACTCTGGATTTAAATTCTTATGCTTCACAGTGGTTTTCTTTGAAGGAAGTTTTGACTCAGTGAGCTTAACTTTTACGTAAGGATCAGATCCACCCATTAAATCTTTCTTTCTCAGCTTCATTGCCCTCAGAATCTTCACATGCAGGATCCCTACAGGTTTTTTCATTGCTCTACATGTTCGCAAAGTGAAATAAAATGACACAATTAATTGAAAGTGATCGCAAAACCTGAGACAAAGAATATGATAACAAAATCTAAAAGTAAAGAAGACATACTTGGATGGATCCAAAATCTGCACTTCTAGAGTTTTAGGCCACAGATACATGTTAGCAACCTGATCTTTAATGGTTTCCTGTTAAGAGAGTTCCACAATATTAAATGACACTTATAACAATAAATGACACTTAAGAGAGTCTGATCATGACTACGACAAAAATGTTATCCCCTGCACATGCACTTATAACAGCTGCTTTGTGTCATTAAACTCAAATCTCTATACACAAAATTTTGGTAAGAAATTCCTAGTATTCTTAACCTTAGAAGCTAAGCAACAAATATGCTTACAGTCTTCAGCAAAATACAGTAAAGGATATAGACTATTTTTCAAAATAGAGCAAATGAGAAGGCTAGAAGCATAAACTGTTCCAAAAAGAAATAGAAGACAATGGACCACCAGAAATTATAGTACCTGGACAAACCTGTACAAGCCAGGAATGGACATCAGATCAGCACCCAAAAGCTTCAAGCCAAAGTCAACATGTGGCTGTAAACCAATAAGAATCTAATAAGACAATGTTTTTGTTCATTTTTGGTGTAAAGAAAGCTATTTAGAAGATGCAGAACCTAGAAATCATAGAATACTTGTAAATGATAGAACAAGGACGTATCATTGCTTTTTGAACTGTAAATATGGCTTAAGCACAGCCTTTGCGCTGACACTAGTATACTGTTACCTTTCACAAAAAATAAGAATCTACTAAGATGTATGTCAGCAAATGCAAATCCGCCCTAATAAATTGAAATGAGTCCATAAATCTATAATATCAAGGGAAGACGCCAACCATGGTGTGATAAACTAGGGTAAACTATACGAGGGATGACAGAGGGATCATGTGGATAGAGGACTTCAGAAGGGCCAAACAGGATTGGACTTGGAGTGAGATGATGTTAAGGAATTTCGCAGCAAATATATCAATAGGAGAAGATGGCATGGCCAAGATGATATAGAGGAGGTCAAGGGCGAAGTCAGTCATGGTAAATCAGTTTAATTGGAATTAATAGGAAGGGAAAAGATGTAGTTGAGTcagttcaaaagaaaagaaaaagaggtaAGTTTGGAAGAATTTACAGAGTACCAATGCACTGTAAAAGTAGCTATTTCCACTTAGTATGCATGCGGGATGCAATTTTAACGGCGGATAGTCCATAGAAGTGGGGCAAAACATTGTGAGTTGGAGTTCCTCGTGAAAGGAGCATGGATAAGACAAATACCTCATGTTGCAGTGCAGCTTTACATCTATGTTATGCACACTGGTATTCTCTTGTCTAACATTTCATGGGTGCTACCAAGGTCAGTGGATAAGCAATGTTGAGGTGGAGTTTACAAAAGAGAAAAACAGCTTGGAGGACAAAGATTTAGGACACTGACTGAAAGTAGGGAGATGGAGGAATGAAACATAAATAGATTAATTTTGTTTTCCCAATATTTTTGGTGTAATTAGagaattttttatttaaaaaaaaaataaaaaaaatagaggaACATGGGGTAGTTTCATACATATACATGCCCCACCCCCCTCCCTTTTTTAGTTTTGATATAGTTAACCGCCACTTCCCATACCAAAGATTGACCGACCGCGCTCCTTCTTCACTTTGTTCCTTTGGTGACTCAAACCCCTGTCTTATCATGGGAGATGGAGGGTCCTTACACTAGGCAATCCCTCTCCCCATTATCTATGAATGACCCATATCCATAAATTATTCGTATACCAGCTACACGACCATAAAATACATTCTTGATTAATCAAAAAGAGGAAAGATGCCAACCCTATAACCATAGGATTATACAAGGAAACAAGACAACAGTTTGGCTTTGAAAATTTtgcttgttcttttttctttcgcTCCAAACATATAAACCTCCTCTTAAAACATGTGCCAGATGCATAACCTACCTTTTCCATGAGTGACACCAGGATTTTGGCAAAACATGGAAAGCTTGGAACTAGAGGCTTCAAAGTAATACGTGGAGCTGCAAAAACCTGCAAGTCCACGACCTGAAACATCCACTCAAGCAATTAATTTTGGCCATTGTTGGCAATTGGCATTCTTTTGTCAAATCTCATCAAAATGTAAAACACCAAAACACGTAATGCAAAACCTGAACAGTTGCTTTCAATCCGAATGCTTTGACCGCAACAGTGACATTAGGATTTGCTGCCCACTTTAATGACGGTTCCATGATCAATTCTTTTTCGTCAGTAACATAGACCTTCATCCCTGCCAAGTAGAAGCATACGAAAAAATTATGATGAATTTAAGCGAAAATCAAACACAAAATCTAGTATTTTAAACCATTATTACAAAGATGAATAAGAGGCATTTGACCAAAGAAATCTACGAGGCTAGTTGATAACCGAATCCAACTCAGTAAACCATATCTTAGAGCGTGACCAACATCAATTACAAGACTACAAGAGTCCTACTTGATATAATTGCCTGTGTAGAATATCATTTCTTAGAAAAAGCATGCAGTTACACATCCCAGAAACTTATGGCATAGAAAGCATACACTACTAGGTTAAATGAATAAATTTGCAATATAATTT
Proteins encoded in this window:
- the LOC104249657 gene encoding synaptotagmin-1-like, whose translation is MGFVSTILGFCGFGVGISFGLVIGYYLFIYFQPCDVKDPVIRPLVERDTKSLQQILSEIPLWIKCPDYDRVDWLNKFLEYMWPYLDKAICRTAKDIAAPIIAEQIPKYKIDSVEFETLTLGSLPPTFQGMKVYVTDEKELIMEPSLKWAANPNVTVAVKAFGLKATVQVVDLQVFAAPRITLKPLVPSFPCFAKILVSLMEKPHVDFGLKLLGADLMSIPGLYRFVQETIKDQVANMYLWPKTLEVQILDPSKAMKKPVGILHVKILRAMKLRKKDLMGGSDPYVKVKLTESKLPSKKTTVKHKNLNPEWDEEFNMVVKDPETQALELSVYDWEQIGKHDKMGMNVIPLKDLTPDESKTMTLDLLKNMDSNDTQNDKDRGQIMVELTYKPFKEDQIPKEFEESDAVQKVPEGTPPGGGVLMITVHEAQDVEGKHHTNPYVRIIFKGEEKKTKQVKKNRDPRWGEDFTFVLEEPPVNDRLHLEVVSTSTRIGLLHPKEVLGYIDISLSDVVNNKRINEKYHLIDSKNGRLQVELQWRTAS